The following coding sequences lie in one Saimiri boliviensis isolate mSaiBol1 chromosome 6, mSaiBol1.pri, whole genome shotgun sequence genomic window:
- the LOC104652022 gene encoding replication protein A 32 kDa subunit has protein sequence MTAPPMDVCQWVDTDHDSSENTVVPPETYVKVAGHLRSFQNKKSLVAFKIMPLEDMNEFTAHILEVINAHMILSKANSQPSAGRAPISNLGMSEAGNFGGNSFMLANGLTVAQKQVLNLIKTCPGPEGLNFQDLKNQLKHMSVSSIKQAVAFLSNEGPTYSTVDDDHFKSTDAE, from the coding sequence ATGACAGCTCCACCCATGGATGTTTGCCAGTGGGTTGACACAGATCACGACAGCAGTGAAAACACTGTGGTTCCTCCAGAAACATATGTGAAAGTGGCAGGCCACCTGAGAtcttttcagaataaaaagagCCTGGTAGCCTTTAAGATCATGCCCCTGGAGGATATGAATGAGTTCACCGCACATATTCTAGAAGTGATTAATGCACACATGATACTAAGCAAAGCTAATAGCCAGCCCTCAGCAGGGAGAGCTCCTATCAGCAATCTAGGAATGAGTGAAGCAGGGAACTTTGGTGGGAATAGCTTTATGTTAGCAAATGGCCTCACTGTGGCCCAAAAACAGGTGTTGAATTTGATTAAGACTTGTCCAGGACCTGAAGGGTTGAACTTTCAAGATCTCAAGAACCAGCTGAAACACATGTCTGTATCCTCAATCAAGCAAGCTGTGGCTTTTCTGAGCAATGAGGGGCCTACCTATTCTACTGTGGATGATGATCATTTtaaatccacagatgcagaataA